One window of the Gemmatimonadales bacterium genome contains the following:
- a CDS encoding response regulator, with amino-acid sequence MRILLVDDDDMSRRTIDQMLTRAGHEVTSTGSGSEALTLFRESSVDLIVTDLIMPDTDGLELIQELRKLDPKVRILAISGGGRVNANEYLTVARKFGAAGILAKPFSNQEFKDAINALMSAK; translated from the coding sequence ATGCGGATCCTGCTTGTCGATGACGATGATATGAGCCGCCGGACCATTGACCAGATGCTGACTCGAGCCGGTCACGAGGTCACCAGCACTGGCAGTGGCTCCGAAGCGCTGACGCTGTTTCGGGAAAGCAGCGTGGACCTGATCGTTACAGACCTGATCATGCCGGACACGGATGGCCTGGAACTGATCCAGGAACTCCGTAAGCTCGACCCGAAGGTCCGAATTCTGGCCATTTCCGGGGGCGGGCGCGTCAACGCCAATGAGTACCTCACGGTCGCGCGTAAGTTCGGCGCCGCCGGCATTCTGGCCAAGCCGTTTTCCAATCAGGAGTTCAAGGACGCCATCAACGCCTTGATGAGCGCCAAGTAG
- a CDS encoding SpoIIE family protein phosphatase has protein sequence MISALTRIESLTRCVPLAGTAHSGDAAVVIDRGDDVILALIDATGRSAEAEAAVRVVEGVVRRQADNHPASVFEPAHRALGGGGGVSLGIVRIDPDRGELQFAGIGSVYGFVAGDVPAVLTSEPGTVGLGLPKVPTVRTLPWPRGGALALAADGVVDVWELAALWRHRHSPLESMIERIAGGLGRLPEDASVILARAR, from the coding sequence ATGATATCCGCTCTGACGAGGATCGAGAGCCTGACGCGCTGCGTACCCCTGGCCGGTACGGCGCATTCGGGTGACGCGGCGGTCGTGATCGACCGCGGCGACGACGTCATTCTCGCCTTGATCGACGCTACGGGGCGCAGCGCCGAGGCGGAGGCCGCTGTTCGGGTGGTCGAAGGGGTGGTCCGTCGGCAGGCGGACAACCATCCGGCCTCGGTCTTCGAGCCGGCCCACCGGGCCCTCGGCGGCGGGGGCGGCGTTTCGCTGGGAATCGTCCGCATCGACCCGGACCGCGGCGAACTTCAGTTTGCGGGTATCGGCAGCGTCTACGGCTTCGTCGCGGGCGACGTCCCGGCCGTCCTGACCAGCGAGCCTGGTACGGTCGGTCTCGGGCTTCCCAAAGTGCCGACGGTCAGGACCCTGCCGTGGCCGCGAGGTGGGGCCTTGGCCCTGGCTGCCGATGGCGTCGTGGACGTCTGGGAACTGGCAGCCCTTTGGCGCCACCGGCACAGCCCGCTCGAATCGATGATCGAGCGAATTGCAGGCGGCCTCGGACGCTTGCCGGAAGACGCCTCGGTCATCTTGGCTCGGGCGCGGTGA
- a CDS encoding ABC transporter permease, with protein MRSRDLIALLTGFDALRANPMRTMLSTLGIVMGVAALVSVLAIGDGVEQYGRREVGSTTGLQFLSITAATTTRVDGITVPLDSYPVFTMADRDSLIGRLPSDAEVTLYARGSGVASAEGLARPLGVLVTGHAGPTMLPLVEGRALSEDEVRSEQLVATINESLARALVADGRSALGRRIRLEATDLEVVGVHRSGQDVGSLHEVLVPPGLAARVMTAVGRPRPDTLVVRLARIEDVLPAQRVAEQWRDQQGPVWRASVRVETNAARVAQVERGVMVFKVLMGTITGVSLLVGGIGIMNVLLASVAERTREIGIRKAAGARRGDILLQFLAESVTITGVGAGLGIALGLTIAYAGSSLMRRMAGVEVHAATSAGTLVFAVGASMVIGLVFGLYPARRAANLDPIEAIRHE; from the coding sequence GTGCGATCGCGCGATCTCATCGCATTGCTGACCGGGTTCGACGCCTTACGCGCGAATCCGATGCGCACCATGCTGTCGACCCTGGGCATTGTCATGGGTGTTGCCGCGCTGGTATCGGTCCTGGCCATCGGCGACGGGGTCGAGCAGTACGGCCGCCGCGAAGTTGGCTCGACCACCGGTCTGCAGTTCCTTTCGATCACCGCGGCCACGACGACCAGAGTCGATGGCATCACCGTTCCGCTCGATTCCTATCCCGTCTTCACCATGGCCGATCGCGATTCGCTGATCGGACGCTTGCCGTCCGACGCCGAAGTCACGCTGTATGCGCGCGGTTCGGGCGTCGCCTCCGCCGAGGGGCTCGCGCGTCCGCTCGGTGTTCTCGTGACCGGGCACGCGGGTCCGACGATGCTGCCGCTGGTGGAGGGCAGGGCGCTGTCAGAGGACGAGGTGCGGAGCGAGCAGCTCGTGGCCACGATCAACGAGAGCCTGGCGCGCGCGCTCGTTGCGGATGGTCGCTCGGCGCTGGGGCGTCGGATCCGGCTCGAAGCGACGGACCTCGAAGTCGTTGGCGTGCACCGTTCGGGCCAGGATGTTGGTTCGCTGCACGAGGTGCTCGTGCCACCGGGACTGGCTGCGCGGGTCATGACCGCGGTTGGACGGCCGCGACCGGATACGCTGGTGGTGCGGCTCGCTCGGATCGAGGACGTCCTGCCTGCGCAGCGGGTGGCCGAGCAATGGCGTGATCAGCAGGGGCCGGTCTGGCGGGCGTCGGTCCGAGTCGAAACCAACGCGGCGCGGGTGGCGCAGGTCGAGCGCGGTGTCATGGTGTTCAAGGTCCTGATGGGAACCATCACCGGGGTCTCGTTGCTCGTCGGCGGCATTGGGATCATGAACGTGTTGCTTGCTTCGGTGGCTGAGCGGACCCGTGAGATCGGCATCCGCAAGGCGGCTGGAGCTCGTCGGGGCGATATCCTGCTTCAGTTTCTCGCCGAGTCGGTGACCATAACCGGAGTGGGCGCCGGATTGGGAATCGCGTTGGGGCTGACCATTGCGTACGCCGGTTCCAGCTTGATGCGCAGGATGGCGGGCGTTGAGGTACACGCAGCGACGAGTGCGGGGACGCTTGTCTTTGCCGTCGGGGCTTCGATGGTCATCGGTCTCGTCTTCGGCCTCTATCCCGCGCGGCGCGCAGCCAACCTGGACCCCATCGAGGCCATCCGCCACGAGTGA
- a CDS encoding flippase-like domain-containing protein: MAKLLTPKVLLRGLELFLLISLISFGAVLWYSKGTSAFLEAIPQIRLEWLLVGVGLASMDWFGGGLRNYVLARNIMPNPSMKGMVLSGGMSAWAGYLTPVMSGAGPMMVYTMKRYGVPVPVGFTITFMSFIATVAFFAIAGPIAIAFGAGKSLGSHGVALGISLYDLFIGSLAIFCALGVLFLVIILFPKAIRDVVRKLALLLGRRSKWVGHRLEALERGIDQTHEAVERFNSPRGWMALAVATVLSGPSHANKLLAGYVALRAIGVEAQFVDVLLLQTFITFVLYFFAPTPGGSGIGELLSTAVMSIYVPRPLAPLYVLLWRLVVSGYTIVFGSIVFSRWVRQGLRGIEQDPSPTG; encoded by the coding sequence ATGGCCAAACTCCTTACCCCCAAGGTCCTGCTTCGCGGGCTCGAACTATTCCTCCTGATATCGCTCATCAGTTTCGGGGCGGTACTCTGGTACAGCAAAGGGACCTCGGCTTTCCTCGAGGCCATTCCGCAGATTCGGCTCGAATGGCTCCTGGTTGGGGTGGGGCTGGCATCGATGGACTGGTTCGGCGGAGGACTGCGCAACTACGTCTTGGCCCGCAACATCATGCCCAACCCCTCGATGAAGGGGATGGTGCTTTCCGGCGGGATGAGTGCCTGGGCGGGATACCTGACGCCGGTCATGTCGGGGGCTGGTCCGATGATGGTCTACACCATGAAGCGTTATGGTGTGCCGGTTCCGGTCGGCTTCACCATCACGTTCATGAGCTTTATCGCCACCGTCGCGTTCTTTGCGATTGCCGGGCCGATTGCGATTGCCTTCGGGGCCGGGAAGTCGCTTGGTAGCCATGGCGTGGCGTTGGGGATTTCGCTGTACGACCTGTTCATCGGCAGCCTGGCGATATTCTGCGCACTTGGCGTCCTCTTCCTCGTCATTATCCTCTTTCCGAAGGCCATTCGAGACGTCGTTCGCAAGCTGGCACTCCTGCTCGGCCGCCGCAGCAAGTGGGTGGGCCATCGGCTCGAGGCCCTGGAACGCGGTATCGATCAGACGCATGAGGCGGTGGAGCGCTTCAATTCCCCGCGCGGGTGGATGGCCCTGGCCGTTGCGACTGTGCTTTCGGGGCCGTCACATGCCAACAAGCTCCTGGCTGGCTATGTCGCGCTCCGGGCCATTGGTGTCGAGGCGCAGTTCGTCGACGTTCTGCTGCTCCAGACGTTCATCACCTTCGTTCTCTATTTCTTCGCACCGACACCGGGCGGTTCTGGGATCGGAGAGCTCCTGTCGACGGCGGTGATGTCGATTTATGTGCCGCGACCGCTGGCGCCGCTGTACGTGCTCCTTTGGCGCCTGGTCGTGAGCGGTTATACCATTGTTTTCGGCTCCATCGTGTTCTCCCGATGGGTCCGTCAGGGGCTTCGGGGAATCGAGCAGGACCCCAGCCCGACCGGCTGA
- a CDS encoding DNA-3-methyladenine glycosylase 2 family protein gives MTPSAFPVLARLWRDDPGPIVDRDVALRNLSDRDPELGRIIARVGPLNLAPPAIRTPHHYLQRAIVYQQLSGRAAETIYGRFAGLYPGGRLPSPSRILATQEAVLRSAGLSSAKARAIIDLAKHTKSGTVPSRRVLARLDPEAVIERLTRVRGVGRWTVEMLLIFYLGHPDILPTSDLGIRKGFSRSFGVKRLASERTVARRAERWRPWRSIACWYLWRSLDLEL, from the coding sequence ATGACACCCTCGGCGTTTCCTGTCCTTGCTCGACTGTGGCGCGACGACCCGGGCCCGATCGTCGACCGGGACGTTGCGCTCCGAAACCTCAGCGATCGCGACCCGGAACTGGGACGCATCATCGCGCGGGTTGGTCCGCTGAACCTCGCCCCGCCGGCCATCAGAACCCCGCACCACTATCTCCAACGCGCCATCGTGTACCAGCAGCTATCGGGCCGCGCTGCGGAAACGATCTACGGTCGCTTCGCTGGCCTCTACCCCGGTGGCCGCCTGCCCTCTCCCTCGAGGATTCTGGCCACGCAGGAAGCGGTTCTCCGATCTGCCGGGCTCTCGTCGGCCAAAGCGCGGGCCATCATCGATCTGGCAAAGCACACGAAGTCGGGCACCGTGCCGAGCAGGCGGGTATTGGCGCGACTCGACCCTGAGGCCGTCATCGAACGACTGACCCGGGTCCGCGGCGTCGGGCGGTGGACGGTCGAGATGCTGCTGATCTTCTACCTGGGCCACCCCGATATCCTGCCCACCAGCGACCTCGGGATCCGCAAGGGATTCAGCCGAAGCTTCGGCGTCAAACGGCTGGCCAGTGAGCGGACCGTGGCCCGCCGGGCCGAGCGGTGGCGGCCCTGGCGCTCGATTGCCTGCTGGTACCTGTGGCGGTCGCTCGATCTCGAGCTGTAG
- a CDS encoding Stp1/IreP family PP2C-type Ser/Thr phosphatase translates to MLISCAGDTHVGVVRSGNEDSFLLDYKHGVFIVADGMGGHAAGEVASEMAVEIIAREIGNLRGLPDGDAYERIRLAIRTANQSIFERTLAEADKRGMGTTTTVLVLSGSRYLIGQVGDSRAYLLRSRHLIQLTKDHSYVQEQVDAGLLTAEQARTHPYSNVITRCVGANEDVVPDVYFGTLQRDDIILLASDGLTGMLEDEQLAKLLQGGDPPEVVVNRLIAEANRRGGLDNITAIIVRIDEVGPTT, encoded by the coding sequence ATGTTGATCTCGTGTGCTGGCGACACCCACGTCGGTGTGGTGCGAAGTGGTAATGAGGACAGCTTTCTGCTCGACTACAAGCACGGTGTATTCATCGTGGCCGACGGGATGGGTGGGCATGCCGCCGGCGAGGTCGCGAGTGAGATGGCGGTCGAGATCATCGCTCGCGAGATCGGCAATCTGCGCGGGCTTCCGGATGGCGATGCCTACGAGCGGATTCGCCTGGCAATCCGCACCGCCAACCAGTCGATCTTTGAGCGTACCCTGGCCGAAGCCGATAAGCGCGGCATGGGCACGACGACCACGGTGCTGGTGCTTTCGGGAAGCCGCTATCTGATCGGTCAGGTGGGAGACAGCCGGGCCTACCTCCTCCGCAGTCGCCACCTGATCCAGCTGACCAAAGATCACAGTTATGTGCAGGAACAGGTCGACGCTGGTCTGCTGACTGCGGAGCAAGCTCGGACCCACCCGTACAGCAACGTGATCACGCGTTGTGTCGGTGCCAACGAGGATGTGGTGCCCGACGTGTACTTCGGGACCCTGCAACGGGATGACATCATTCTGCTCGCCTCCGACGGCCTCACGGGCATGCTCGAGGACGAGCAGCTGGCCAAACTCCTCCAGGGCGGCGATCCACCCGAGGTGGTCGTCAACCGGCTGATCGCCGAGGCCAACCGGCGCGGCGGACTCGACAACATCACGGCCATCATCGTTCGGATCGACGAAGTCGGCCCGACGACCTAA
- the uvrA gene encoding excinuclease ABC subunit UvrA has product MPEPFLRVVNARQHNLKGVTVELPHRKLIVITGPSGSGKSSLAFDTIYAEGQRRYIESLSTYAKQFLERMPKPLVDRIEGIAPAIAIEQRNPTVSSRSTVGTATEVYDYLRLLWARVGVQYCRVCGARVVRDSPATAADGARGLGQTPIQIAFPLPDSARQSHAAIADNLRAMGFVRIQLGGVATHLDDLPTGADLSTAPDLLIVVDRLTDPTSAGPRLEEAIAQAMAEGDGVAVVLHSEGRLRFTEHPACSTCDTPAFTLSPGLFSFNNPRGACAGCNGFGAVLEYDESLIVPDPKRSLLNGAIDPWTKPRYESRRRLLYDTARKLGADPSAPWDSLKATVKRELLYGRQGRFLGVFPFLTSLEEKRYKQYVRVFLRRYQLAKECPACHGSRLNEQALAVRIGSNTIAEVGSLALTEMRDWLARLELNETQRRIAQDVLTELVARVEYLTQVGLGYLTLDRQTRTLSGGEAQRISLANALGARLVDSLYVLDEPSIGLHPRDTDRLLGILERLRDAGNTVVVVEHDLEAIRRADHMVELGPASGERGGRLVYAGPPTASTETVTGQYLTGTKRIGVPSGRRPLGARRLRITGARLHNLASVDVEIPLGTLVAVTGVSGSGKSTLVHDVIYRQLESQLTGESSVKAHLGEVAGAIDTMSGHEWIQSVVMIDQSPIGRTPRSNPITYVKGFDEIRELFADQPLSRSRRYTPATFSFNTAGGRCEQCDGAGQVMVEMVFLADVFVPCEACGGTRFKREVLDVKVRGHSIHDVLQWTVDEAIGRFRHQPKLGAALWQVQQVGLGYLRLGQAATTLSGGEAQRLKIARELIQASKRSGRKLYLLDEPTTGLHLDDVRQLITVLDRLVDAGNTVLVIEHHLDVVKRADWVIDLGPDAGPAGGRIVVQGPPELVAATPGSETGRFLKPLLASAP; this is encoded by the coding sequence GTGCCGGAACCGTTCCTTCGCGTCGTCAACGCCCGCCAACACAACCTGAAAGGCGTCACGGTCGAGCTTCCCCATCGAAAGCTGATCGTGATTACGGGCCCATCCGGGTCGGGCAAGAGCTCACTGGCCTTCGACACGATCTACGCCGAGGGTCAGCGCCGATATATCGAGTCCCTCTCGACCTATGCGAAGCAATTCCTCGAGCGGATGCCCAAGCCCCTGGTCGACCGGATCGAGGGTATCGCGCCGGCCATTGCCATCGAGCAGCGCAACCCGACGGTCTCGAGCCGCTCGACGGTTGGGACCGCAACGGAGGTCTATGACTACCTCCGCTTGCTTTGGGCCCGGGTCGGGGTCCAGTACTGTCGAGTCTGCGGCGCCCGGGTGGTCCGGGACAGTCCGGCCACGGCCGCCGATGGGGCCCGGGGCTTGGGCCAGACGCCGATTCAGATCGCTTTCCCGCTTCCCGACTCGGCCCGACAGTCTCATGCCGCAATTGCCGACAACCTACGAGCGATGGGGTTCGTCAGGATTCAACTCGGCGGGGTCGCGACCCATCTCGACGACCTGCCGACTGGTGCGGACCTGAGCACCGCCCCGGATCTGCTGATCGTCGTCGATCGCCTGACGGACCCGACCTCGGCCGGTCCGCGACTCGAGGAGGCAATTGCGCAGGCCATGGCCGAGGGTGACGGCGTCGCCGTGGTGCTGCACTCGGAGGGCCGACTTCGATTCACCGAGCACCCGGCCTGCTCGACCTGCGACACACCGGCGTTTACGCTGAGCCCGGGCCTGTTCTCGTTCAACAACCCGCGCGGCGCCTGCGCCGGTTGCAACGGGTTCGGCGCGGTCCTCGAGTACGACGAGTCCCTGATCGTGCCCGACCCGAAACGCTCACTACTGAACGGCGCGATCGACCCCTGGACCAAACCCCGCTACGAGAGCCGCCGGCGGCTGCTCTACGATACGGCCCGAAAGCTGGGCGCCGACCCTTCGGCCCCGTGGGATAGCCTCAAAGCCACGGTCAAGCGCGAACTTCTCTATGGCAGGCAGGGCCGCTTCCTGGGCGTATTCCCGTTCCTGACCAGCCTCGAGGAAAAGCGCTACAAGCAGTACGTCCGCGTGTTTCTCAGGCGGTACCAGTTGGCGAAGGAATGCCCGGCATGCCATGGGTCCCGGCTCAATGAGCAAGCACTGGCGGTGCGGATCGGCAGCAACACGATTGCGGAGGTCGGGTCGTTGGCGCTAACCGAGATGCGAGACTGGCTCGCGCGGTTGGAGTTGAACGAGACCCAGCGTCGGATTGCGCAGGACGTCCTGACGGAACTGGTCGCCCGGGTGGAGTATCTGACTCAGGTCGGGCTCGGCTACCTCACCCTCGATCGGCAGACCCGAACATTGTCCGGCGGTGAGGCCCAGCGAATCTCTCTTGCCAACGCGCTGGGCGCCCGGCTGGTCGATTCGCTCTACGTGCTCGACGAGCCGTCGATCGGCCTTCATCCGCGCGACACCGATCGCCTGCTCGGCATTCTCGAACGGCTCCGCGATGCGGGCAACACCGTCGTCGTGGTCGAACACGATCTCGAGGCGATTCGTCGGGCCGACCATATGGTGGAACTCGGTCCCGCATCGGGAGAACGCGGCGGCCGCCTGGTCTATGCAGGCCCGCCGACCGCGTCGACCGAAACCGTGACCGGCCAGTACCTCACCGGAACCAAGCGAATCGGCGTGCCCAGCGGCCGTCGCCCGCTGGGTGCACGCAGGCTGCGCATAACCGGCGCCCGGCTCCACAATCTGGCCAGCGTCGACGTCGAGATCCCGTTGGGCACTCTCGTCGCGGTCACCGGCGTTTCCGGCTCTGGCAAGAGCACCCTGGTCCACGACGTCATCTACCGGCAGCTCGAATCCCAGCTGACCGGCGAGTCGTCAGTCAAGGCCCACCTGGGCGAGGTTGCCGGCGCCATCGACACGATGTCGGGGCACGAATGGATTCAGTCGGTCGTCATGATCGACCAGTCGCCCATCGGCAGGACACCTCGTTCGAATCCGATTACCTACGTCAAGGGATTCGACGAGATCCGTGAGTTGTTTGCCGACCAGCCCCTGTCGCGGTCTCGGCGATACACGCCCGCGACGTTCTCCTTCAATACCGCCGGTGGTCGCTGCGAACAATGTGACGGCGCCGGTCAGGTCATGGTGGAGATGGTCTTTCTGGCCGACGTCTTCGTGCCGTGCGAAGCATGCGGCGGGACCCGTTTCAAGCGCGAGGTGCTCGACGTCAAGGTGCGCGGCCACTCGATTCACGATGTGCTGCAATGGACGGTCGACGAGGCCATCGGGCGGTTTCGGCATCAGCCGAAGCTGGGCGCCGCGCTTTGGCAGGTGCAACAGGTGGGACTCGGCTACCTGCGCCTGGGTCAGGCCGCCACCACCCTGTCGGGCGGCGAGGCCCAACGGCTCAAGATTGCCCGTGAACTGATTCAGGCCAGCAAGCGGTCCGGTCGCAAGCTGTACCTGCTCGACGAGCCGACGACCGGTCTGCACCTCGACGACGTTCGCCAGCTCATCACGGTGCTCGACCGCCTGGTCGATGCCGGCAACACCGTGCTGGTCATCGAGCACCACCTCGACGTCGTCAAGCGGGCCGATTGGGTCATCGACCTGGGACCCGACGCTGGCCCCGCAGGTGGTCGAATCGTCGTCCAGGGCCCGCCCGAACTTGTCGCCGCCACCCCAGGGTCGGAAACTGGCCGATTCCTGAAGCCGCTGCTGGCGTCGGCGCCCTGA
- a CDS encoding aspartate aminotransferase family protein translates to MDLEQFRLEAHRLADWMADYLATVDDRRVVPLVEPGTVRRALPSTPPEAPEPFARIREDVDGIVLPGTTHWGHPGFFGYFPSNHSPPSILAEMMMAAIGAQCMSWQTSPAGTEVEQVVMDWLRQMLGLSDRFTGVIQDYASSSTLVALITARDRHRNELDRATVYTSREAHSSVAKGARLAGYRPELIRAVPVDENFAMRIDALDAAIRADRAAGLVPSVIIATRGTTSTTGFDSISEIAPIAQREGAWLHVDAAFAGSAAVAPELRWVLDGVEHADSLVVNPHKWLLVNHDFSAYFVRDPAALVRSMGTSPEYLKTKHDAEVVNYRDWGIPLGRRFRALKLWFVIRSYGVEGLRAMIREHVRLGLLFAGWVEAHPEVELAAPAPVGLVCFRWRPVDGRLAQEEVNDANRRLLERINADGDLFLTHTVLDGQYTLRLALGHLSTDEAIVRRVWDRVLSSIEGLSPA, encoded by the coding sequence ATGGACTTGGAGCAGTTCCGGCTCGAGGCGCACCGCCTCGCGGATTGGATGGCGGACTATCTCGCGACGGTCGACGACCGCCGCGTCGTTCCGCTGGTCGAACCCGGTACCGTCAGGCGAGCGTTGCCGTCGACTCCTCCGGAGGCTCCGGAGCCCTTCGCGCGGATTCGTGAGGACGTCGACGGGATCGTGCTTCCGGGCACGACCCATTGGGGTCATCCCGGGTTCTTCGGCTACTTCCCGTCGAATCACAGCCCGCCCTCGATTCTGGCGGAGATGATGATGGCCGCGATCGGTGCGCAATGCATGTCGTGGCAGACGTCCCCGGCGGGCACCGAAGTCGAGCAGGTCGTGATGGACTGGTTGCGGCAGATGCTCGGCTTGTCCGACCGATTCACCGGCGTGATTCAGGACTATGCCTCGAGCTCCACGCTGGTGGCGCTGATCACCGCTCGCGATCGGCATCGCAACGAACTCGATCGCGCCACGGTGTACACCTCGCGTGAGGCGCACTCGTCGGTTGCCAAGGGTGCGCGGCTTGCAGGCTATCGTCCCGAGCTGATTCGCGCCGTTCCCGTCGATGAGAACTTTGCCATGCGGATCGATGCCCTCGACGCCGCCATTCGGGCCGATCGTGCTGCGGGGCTGGTGCCGTCGGTCATCATCGCGACGCGGGGCACCACCTCGACGACGGGCTTCGATTCGATTTCGGAGATTGCGCCGATTGCGCAGCGCGAAGGCGCCTGGCTTCACGTCGACGCGGCCTTTGCCGGCTCGGCCGCCGTGGCGCCGGAGCTGCGCTGGGTGCTCGATGGTGTGGAACACGCCGACAGCCTGGTCGTCAATCCCCACAAGTGGCTGCTGGTCAACCATGACTTCTCGGCCTACTTCGTTCGGGATCCGGCGGCTCTGGTACGCTCGATGGGCACCTCGCCCGAGTATCTCAAGACCAAGCATGACGCCGAGGTCGTCAACTATCGCGACTGGGGCATTCCGCTTGGCCGGCGGTTCCGCGCCCTCAAGCTCTGGTTCGTGATCCGGAGCTACGGGGTCGAGGGACTCCGCGCCATGATTCGCGAGCACGTGCGGCTGGGGTTGCTCTTTGCCGGCTGGGTGGAGGCGCACCCGGAGGTCGAACTGGCGGCGCCGGCGCCGGTCGGGCTGGTCTGCTTCCGGTGGCGGCCAGTCGACGGTCGGCTGGCACAGGAGGAAGTCAATGACGCCAATCGCCGGCTGCTCGAACGGATCAACGCCGATGGCGATCTCTTCCTGACCCACACCGTGCTGGACGGGCAGTATACCCTCCGGCTCGCGCTTGGTCATCTCTCGACCGACGAAGCGATCGTCCGACGCGTCTGGGACCGGGTCCTCAGTTCGATCGAGGGCCTGAGCCCGGCCTGA
- a CDS encoding FHA domain-containing protein yields the protein MQLEYGGQRVSVAAGECSIGSVAQADLRLEGETVLPRHAVVSRLSGGHLAIRPAVSGALVLVNGTAVGPEPTPLLHGDRLRIGEHEVIVLGPSRNDSEWAPDEAPTRLDPALVEGAGRLISQTDGREYRIAVVPFTLGWDASAQVVVDAPNVARRHAEIVSRPDGDILVDLSSSGTFVNGERISGRHRLQPLDVLRIGTSEFRYHPGEFTASMPALGAELRLRDTLVGLTVRAQPVPLSNPTARPLASLRIKSGLNKGGRIPVWSPSVTIGRADVCEVRFNDPTVSLAHAKLLLRDGVWSISDLGSANGTWVDGVVVEDDAPLSPGSTLLLGGVVVSFEPQDEPVRRPEPVAAGRTAEGSGRTSGRSYPAQLAAPGGRQRPHHVVVDVDSSVDSPEVEADRRRRRAGERAMVLLAPIAARPNLLMHVAIAVLIVSLALLAFVV from the coding sequence ATGCAGCTCGAGTACGGCGGGCAGCGGGTCTCCGTCGCCGCCGGTGAGTGTTCAATCGGTTCCGTTGCGCAGGCCGATCTCCGTCTTGAAGGGGAGACCGTATTGCCTCGGCATGCCGTCGTATCCCGACTCTCGGGTGGCCACCTGGCCATTCGCCCGGCGGTGTCGGGAGCGCTCGTTCTGGTCAACGGCACGGCAGTGGGTCCCGAGCCTACGCCCTTGCTGCATGGTGACCGACTCCGGATCGGAGAGCATGAGGTGATCGTTCTGGGCCCGAGTCGGAATGACAGTGAGTGGGCTCCGGATGAGGCTCCCACGCGCCTGGACCCCGCGCTTGTCGAGGGGGCCGGGCGACTGATCAGCCAGACCGATGGCCGCGAGTATCGGATTGCCGTCGTTCCCTTCACGCTCGGGTGGGATGCCTCCGCTCAGGTCGTGGTCGACGCGCCGAACGTTGCCCGCCGTCACGCCGAAATCGTGTCGCGCCCTGATGGCGACATTCTGGTTGACCTGTCGTCGAGCGGCACCTTTGTCAACGGTGAGCGGATCAGCGGCCGGCACCGGCTCCAGCCGCTCGACGTTCTGCGAATCGGAACCTCCGAGTTCAGGTACCACCCCGGCGAGTTCACCGCGTCCATGCCCGCCCTGGGTGCTGAGTTGCGCCTTCGCGACACGCTGGTGGGTTTAACGGTTCGAGCGCAGCCGGTACCCCTGTCCAATCCGACCGCTCGGCCGCTCGCCTCGTTGCGGATCAAGAGCGGTCTCAATAAGGGTGGGCGGATCCCGGTCTGGTCGCCGTCGGTCACGATCGGTCGGGCCGACGTTTGTGAGGTGCGGTTCAACGATCCGACGGTCAGCTTGGCCCACGCCAAGCTTCTGCTGCGGGATGGCGTCTGGTCGATCAGCGACCTCGGCTCGGCCAACGGTACCTGGGTGGATGGGGTCGTCGTTGAGGATGACGCGCCACTCTCGCCCGGATCGACGCTGCTGTTGGGCGGCGTGGTCGTTTCATTCGAGCCGCAGGATGAACCGGTGCGGCGCCCTGAGCCTGTCGCCGCGGGCCGCACGGCAGAAGGGTCTGGTCGTACGTCAGGCCGCAGTTATCCGGCTCAACTCGCGGCACCCGGCGGGCGGCAGCGACCGCACCACGTCGTCGTCGACGTCGACTCCAGTGTCGATTCTCCCGAGGTTGAGGCCGACCGGCGCCGCCGCCGGGCCGGTGAGCGGGCAATGGTCCTGCTCGCACCGATTGCGGCCCGGCCGAATCTCCTGATGCACGTCGCGATCGCGGTTCTGATCGTGTCCCTCGCGCTCCTCGCCTTCGTCGTCTAA
- a CDS encoding response regulator, with the protein MSLSVQPVRSGVAQAGPRVLIADDDPTARLLVRRVLERRFRAVVREAADGAQALEACRQEAPDLLLLDISMPATDGVQVLAELRADPAFAQLPVMAITATVERATVMRMIDLGVVDYLRKPFELPAIERRLARVLKHTAQRSNE; encoded by the coding sequence GTGTCATTGTCGGTTCAACCGGTAAGATCTGGAGTTGCCCAAGCTGGGCCGCGAGTTCTGATTGCCGACGACGATCCAACTGCGCGGCTGCTGGTCCGCCGGGTGTTGGAGCGGCGTTTCCGTGCCGTGGTCCGGGAAGCGGCCGACGGTGCGCAGGCCCTCGAAGCGTGTCGGCAGGAGGCACCCGACCTGCTGCTCCTCGACATTTCGATGCCCGCCACGGATGGAGTTCAAGTCCTCGCGGAACTTCGAGCGGACCCCGCCTTCGCGCAACTGCCCGTGATGGCGATCACGGCCACGGTCGAGCGTGCCACGGTGATGCGGATGATCGACCTCGGCGTGGTCGACTATCTCCGCAAGCCCTTCGAGTTACCGGCCATCGAGCGACGGCTCGCCCGGGTTCTGAAACATACCGCGCAGCGATCAAACGAATAG